A stretch of Imperialibacter roseus DNA encodes these proteins:
- a CDS encoding AtpZ/AtpI family protein produces the protein MEKKIRKKDRSSKPSPEQSEAGKLKDAGTGSTFLRFTGVGFEMLATIGVGVTAGYYADKYFQLQFPVFLLSLSFISLFGSLYLLYKRLPKE, from the coding sequence TTGGAGAAAAAAATTCGGAAGAAAGACCGCTCCTCAAAGCCCAGTCCTGAACAATCTGAGGCAGGAAAACTAAAAGACGCTGGCACCGGTTCAACTTTTCTGAGGTTTACCGGTGTCGGTTTTGAAATGTTGGCCACTATAGGCGTGGGAGTAACCGCCGGATACTATGCCGACAAGTACTTTCAGCTTCAGTTCCCGGTGTTTTTGTTGTCTCTTTCGTTCATTTCACTTTTTGGCTCTCTTTATTTGCTTTACAAGCGCCTTCCCAAAGAATAA
- the atpB gene encoding F0F1 ATP synthase subunit A, whose product MDEGVNHKRANLLKITVLSLVIILFNSPLAVAAEETGGTFNPSELINHHILDAHEWHFFDGHYGTLFLPVILYSPDNGLEVFSSSNFYDEHHNIVEYNGYKYEHGHILPVAEGRTVIDFSITKNVAFLFLNATLMIVIFLAVARGYKKRPKEAPKGIQSLFEPIIVFVRDDIVKPNIGPKYERYLPYLLTLFFFIWFGNLLGLMPGAANLTGNIAVTGVMAIITFLFTNFSGNKTYWGHVFNTPGVPFALKFIIVPVEIIGVFTKPISLMIRLFVAITAGHIVILSLISLIFIFESYMVGFASTLIVVFITFIELLVATIQAYVFTMFSSLYIGLAIEEHHEEHH is encoded by the coding sequence ATGGATGAAGGTGTAAATCATAAGAGGGCCAACCTATTAAAAATCACCGTGTTATCACTGGTGATTATTTTATTTAATAGCCCGTTGGCGGTAGCTGCAGAGGAAACAGGGGGAACCTTTAATCCTTCAGAATTGATCAATCATCACATTTTGGATGCACATGAGTGGCATTTCTTCGACGGCCACTATGGCACGCTTTTCCTGCCAGTTATTTTGTATTCGCCAGACAATGGGTTGGAAGTATTTTCCAGCAGTAATTTCTATGATGAACATCACAACATCGTTGAATACAACGGCTACAAGTATGAGCACGGACATATTCTGCCTGTAGCAGAAGGCCGTACAGTTATTGACTTCTCGATCACGAAAAATGTGGCCTTTCTTTTCCTGAATGCCACTTTGATGATAGTAATCTTTCTTGCGGTGGCAAGAGGATACAAAAAACGGCCCAAAGAAGCGCCGAAAGGCATTCAGTCTTTGTTCGAGCCAATCATCGTTTTTGTGAGAGACGATATAGTAAAGCCTAATATTGGCCCCAAGTACGAGAGGTATCTGCCGTATTTGTTGACTTTATTCTTCTTTATCTGGTTTGGTAACCTGCTTGGCTTGATGCCAGGTGCTGCCAACCTCACTGGAAATATTGCCGTGACTGGCGTGATGGCCATTATCACGTTCCTTTTCACAAATTTTAGCGGAAACAAGACTTATTGGGGACACGTTTTTAATACCCCCGGAGTTCCGTTTGCATTGAAGTTCATCATTGTTCCTGTTGAGATCATTGGCGTTTTCACTAAGCCTATTTCTCTCATGATACGATTGTTTGTGGCGATCACCGCAGGCCACATTGTAATTCTGAGCTTGATTAGTTTGATATTCATATTCGAGAGCTATATGGTGGGCTTTGCGTCAACATTGATAGTGGTTTTCATTACCTTTATCGAGTTGCTCGTTGCCACGATCCAGGCTTATGTTTTTACGATGTTTTCGTCGCTCTATATTGGCCTTGCCATTGAGGAGCATCACGAAGAGCATCATTAA
- the atpF gene encoding F0F1 ATP synthase subunit B, with translation MELLTPGIGLIFWQTVIFIIVFIVLLTFAWRPIADALKAREGFINDALKSAELAKEEMAQLKEDNELLLEDARKERDHILKEALAAANRIKEEAKADTSKIAEKMIADAKSSIENEKKAALAEVQNLVAEISLDIAEKVLRKNLSGDKAQKALVDEYIKDLKVN, from the coding sequence ATGGAACTCTTAACACCCGGGATAGGCCTTATATTTTGGCAAACGGTTATTTTCATAATCGTTTTTATTGTTCTGCTTACATTTGCCTGGAGGCCGATTGCTGACGCCCTTAAAGCGAGAGAAGGCTTCATCAACGATGCCTTGAAATCAGCTGAGCTGGCCAAAGAGGAAATGGCACAATTGAAAGAAGACAATGAGCTTCTTTTGGAGGATGCCAGAAAAGAAAGAGACCACATATTGAAAGAGGCTCTTGCTGCCGCCAATAGAATCAAGGAAGAAGCAAAAGCCGACACTTCAAAAATTGCCGAAAAAATGATAGCCGATGCCAAGTCTTCTATCGAAAATGAGAAGAAGGCTGCTCTGGCTGAGGTACAAAACCTCGTGGCTGAAATTTCTTTAGACATTGCTGAGAAGGTTTTGAGAAAGAACCTAAGTGGCGACAAAGCACAAAAGGCGCTGGTAGACGAATACATCAAAGACCTAAAAGTCAACTAA
- the porW gene encoding type IX secretion system periplasmic lipoprotein PorW/SprE, whose protein sequence is MTQRISPYHFLSFLLFSYLLVGCKGSKITPVGDVYHNTTAHYNAYFYARERILEVEQNLLNYGERNYNRILPIYPPMDSSFSKANEELIEDVVKKASIAIQRHENSRWVDDSYITVGKARLFSLDFPNAVETFKYVNVKSKDKDTRHLSLVWLFRTFVDAGEYNNATAVIDYLQREKLSKDNKRLFALFKARYYQLTDDLDNMVKNLVEAVPLETNHDERAKIYFIIGQVYQQLTFDALAYENYQSCLQNNPPYELSFYAKLNMASVTQLTNSDDLKTVRRYFRKLLKDEKNIDFKDKIYYELANFELKQGNYDEAIENYNYSIQSSTSNPRQKGYSYLQLAEVYYRHFKKYKTAQSYYDSTLSVLPKDEPNYEALSQRLEILTAFVEQVTIIETQDSLLMLAKMPEDELDKYLDDYIAAKAKEAEDKEKAIAESKKGRRGNQAVNFQTQGREINVQQQGTWYFYSASAVSQGRQEFARVWGNRPLADNWRRSVKQGEIAATVRDAEAPKQTAQANPDEAIASISKEDLIKTLPLTQEAQNEALAKVEVAHFQLGNIYNFQLLEKDNAGITFNTLIVRFPDSEHAPEALYELYLIYKELDSAIYSDYERQLITRFPESIFAKLIVNPRYREESSAASAKLQKMYAEAYGYYQRGEYKKAREITSEGLLAYDDNDFTDNMKLLDVMLIAKLDDVYRYQFELNNFITTYSESELIPYAKTLVKAYDDFQLNLVNSAKAKFKQEFDQLHFFVIIYPPDGKLPDELPGKVDTYIKTNLQIQGLTLGNLILDARRSMILVNSFPGKKEAAEFYQNFNSNNTLFKEYGTIKFYNFVITRENFNVFYQTKDLEAYLTFFNNNY, encoded by the coding sequence TTGACCCAACGTATTTCACCATACCATTTCCTCAGTTTTCTTCTTTTCTCCTATCTCCTCGTTGGTTGCAAAGGAAGCAAAATAACTCCGGTGGGCGACGTGTATCATAATACGACTGCTCACTACAATGCCTATTTCTACGCCAGAGAACGAATCCTCGAAGTTGAACAAAATTTGCTCAATTATGGTGAAAGAAATTACAACAGGATTTTACCTATCTATCCTCCCATGGATTCGTCTTTTTCCAAGGCTAACGAGGAGCTGATAGAGGATGTTGTTAAAAAGGCTTCCATCGCTATTCAAAGACATGAAAACAGTAGGTGGGTTGATGACAGCTACATCACCGTAGGCAAGGCACGGCTTTTCAGTCTCGATTTTCCGAATGCTGTAGAAACGTTCAAATATGTGAATGTGAAGAGCAAAGACAAGGACACACGCCACCTGTCGCTGGTTTGGCTTTTTCGCACATTTGTTGATGCCGGGGAATACAACAATGCCACAGCTGTGATCGACTACCTGCAAAGAGAAAAACTCAGCAAGGATAACAAAAGACTATTCGCTCTTTTTAAGGCCCGTTATTATCAGTTGACCGACGACCTCGACAACATGGTGAAAAACCTGGTCGAAGCGGTTCCTCTTGAAACTAATCACGACGAGAGGGCAAAAATCTATTTCATTATTGGTCAGGTGTATCAGCAATTGACCTTTGATGCGCTGGCGTATGAAAACTATCAGTCCTGCCTGCAGAACAACCCTCCCTATGAGCTGTCGTTTTATGCCAAGCTCAACATGGCGTCGGTTACCCAGCTCACCAATTCGGATGACCTCAAAACTGTGAGAAGGTATTTTCGGAAGCTCTTAAAGGACGAGAAAAACATTGACTTCAAAGACAAGATTTACTACGAGCTGGCCAACTTTGAGCTAAAGCAGGGAAATTATGATGAGGCCATTGAAAACTACAACTACTCTATTCAATCCAGCACATCGAACCCCAGGCAGAAGGGTTATTCATACCTTCAGCTTGCCGAGGTGTACTACCGCCATTTCAAAAAATATAAGACTGCTCAAAGCTACTACGACAGCACCCTGAGTGTGCTACCGAAAGACGAACCCAACTACGAAGCGCTGAGCCAACGGCTCGAAATACTTACCGCTTTTGTGGAACAGGTTACAATCATTGAAACCCAGGACAGCCTGCTAATGCTTGCAAAAATGCCCGAGGATGAGCTGGACAAGTACCTCGATGATTACATCGCTGCCAAGGCCAAGGAAGCTGAAGACAAAGAGAAAGCCATTGCTGAAAGCAAAAAGGGCCGACGTGGAAACCAGGCCGTGAACTTCCAGACTCAGGGTAGGGAAATTAATGTGCAACAGCAGGGCACCTGGTATTTTTACAGCGCTTCGGCTGTCAGCCAGGGCCGGCAGGAGTTCGCCAGGGTTTGGGGCAACAGGCCCCTGGCCGACAACTGGAGGCGATCAGTGAAGCAGGGAGAGATTGCAGCAACGGTAAGGGATGCCGAGGCACCAAAACAAACAGCACAGGCTAATCCTGACGAAGCGATTGCGTCCATTTCCAAGGAAGATTTAATAAAAACACTTCCATTGACTCAAGAGGCGCAAAATGAAGCACTTGCGAAAGTGGAGGTAGCCCATTTCCAGCTCGGCAACATCTACAACTTCCAGTTATTGGAAAAAGATAATGCCGGGATCACGTTCAACACCCTCATTGTAAGGTTTCCGGATTCAGAGCATGCCCCAGAGGCGCTGTATGAACTGTATCTCATCTACAAAGAGTTGGACAGTGCTATCTATTCTGATTATGAGAGACAGCTAATTACCCGCTTTCCGGAATCCATTTTTGCCAAACTGATTGTAAATCCACGGTATCGGGAAGAAAGCTCCGCAGCGTCGGCCAAGCTCCAGAAAATGTACGCAGAGGCGTATGGCTATTATCAGCGGGGTGAGTACAAAAAAGCAAGGGAAATCACTTCTGAGGGGCTTTTGGCTTACGACGATAACGATTTTACTGACAATATGAAGCTGCTGGACGTTATGCTGATCGCAAAGCTGGACGACGTGTACAGGTACCAGTTTGAGCTGAACAACTTCATTACCACCTACTCCGAGAGTGAGCTAATTCCTTATGCGAAAACACTCGTGAAGGCATACGATGATTTCCAGCTAAACCTTGTCAATAGCGCAAAGGCAAAATTCAAACAAGAGTTCGATCAGCTCCATTTCTTCGTAATTATTTATCCGCCTGACGGCAAATTGCCCGATGAACTTCCGGGGAAAGTCGACACTTATATTAAAACCAACCTACAAATTCAGGGGCTTACACTCGGCAATTTGATTCTTGACGCCAGAAGATCGATGATTTTAGTTAACTCGTTTCCAGGTAAAAAAGAGGCGGCTGAGTTTTATCAAAATTTCAACAGCAACAATACCTTGTTTAAGGAATATGGCACCATAAAATTTTATAATTTCGTAATCACAAGAGAAAACTTCAACGTTTTCTATCAAACCAAAGACCTGGAAGCTTACTTAACCTTCTTTAACAATAACTATTAA
- the atpE gene encoding ATP synthase F0 subunit C, whose translation MWLSILLDMSLAIMGAGIGAGLVAIGAGIGIGRIGGSAMEAMARQPEAAGRIQTGMLIIAALIEVIALFGVVVCLLISFKA comes from the coding sequence ATGTGGTTATCTATTTTGCTTGACATGAGTTTGGCAATTATGGGCGCTGGTATCGGTGCCGGACTTGTTGCGATAGGCGCAGGTATTGGTATCGGTCGCATCGGTGGCTCGGCAATGGAAGCAATGGCTCGTCAGCCAGAAGCTGCCGGCAGAATCCAAACCGGTATGCTTATTATTGCTGCACTTATTGAGGTAATTGCCCTCTTTGGTGTGGTAGTATGTTTGCTTATCTCATTCAAAGCCTAA
- a CDS encoding M23 family metallopeptidase, with amino-acid sequence MKNKKTLSSWLTTGYLLIIRSEENFAEKSTIRFNYARLLLLAFVVVSVFFAICFYLATTILAKWYDPRHQQMETNRKLVSLSLKVDSMLVEMDNKDLYIDNLKLVLSGDTSMLETESALRASEQQERVLSASEINSERLAPIDSIFRQRFESADSEILPVSSSIGSDLQDIYLFQPISGIISDKFNPKNNHYGTDVVAKKDEPVKCVADGTVILADWTQNDGYVIGIQHRSNLISVYKHNSELLKNVGSFVSAGEIISIIGNTGELTTGPHLHFELWHNGMPVDPEEFVAF; translated from the coding sequence TTGAAAAATAAGAAAACATTATCCAGCTGGCTTACCACCGGCTATCTGCTAATCATACGGAGTGAGGAGAATTTTGCGGAAAAGAGCACCATCAGGTTCAACTACGCAAGGCTCCTGCTTTTAGCTTTTGTTGTAGTATCAGTTTTTTTTGCGATTTGCTTTTACCTGGCTACCACCATTTTAGCTAAGTGGTACGACCCACGCCATCAGCAAATGGAAACCAATCGGAAATTAGTGAGTCTTTCACTCAAAGTGGATTCTATGCTTGTTGAGATGGATAACAAAGACTTGTACATCGATAACCTGAAACTGGTGCTTTCGGGCGACACAAGCATGTTGGAAACCGAATCGGCCCTGAGGGCGTCTGAGCAACAGGAAAGAGTGTTGTCGGCTTCTGAGATCAACAGCGAAAGACTGGCACCTATCGACTCAATTTTCAGACAAAGGTTCGAAAGTGCTGACTCTGAGATATTGCCTGTAAGTTCTTCTATTGGCTCTGATCTTCAGGACATCTACCTTTTTCAGCCCATTTCAGGCATTATTTCTGACAAATTCAACCCTAAGAACAACCACTATGGGACTGATGTGGTGGCAAAAAAAGATGAGCCGGTCAAGTGTGTGGCCGACGGCACTGTTATACTTGCCGACTGGACACAAAATGACGGCTATGTGATTGGTATTCAGCACAGAAGTAATTTGATTTCAGTATACAAGCACAATTCGGAATTATTGAAAAACGTTGGTAGCTTTGTCAGCGCCGGCGAGATTATATCTATTATAGGCAACACAGGCGAATTGACAACCGGGCCTCACTTGCATTTTGAGCTTTGGCACAATGGAATGCCGGTGGATCCTGAAGAATTCGTAGCTTTTTAA
- a CDS encoding bactofilin family protein — MTMFNNKEIKEAEELSNSSNIIGKGTILRGGIETFGNIRVEGKVIGDIITKSKAAFGHSSYIEGNVLAQNAEIAGTVDGKVEVTEMLVLKPSAVINGDIITNKLVIESGASFNGKCQMGVTVKEIKIGEKNSEERPLLKAQS, encoded by the coding sequence ATGACCATGTTTAATAACAAGGAAATTAAGGAAGCCGAAGAGCTCAGCAACTCCAGCAACATTATTGGAAAGGGAACTATCCTTCGCGGAGGTATCGAAACCTTCGGCAACATCAGGGTAGAAGGGAAAGTTATTGGTGATATTATCACTAAGTCAAAGGCGGCATTTGGTCATTCCTCTTACATTGAGGGAAATGTATTGGCGCAAAATGCTGAAATCGCCGGCACGGTGGACGGCAAAGTGGAAGTAACAGAAATGCTTGTGTTAAAGCCCTCAGCAGTTATCAATGGAGACATTATCACCAATAAACTGGTTATTGAGTCGGGTGCTTCTTTCAATGGAAAATGCCAGATGGGTGTAACTGTTAAGGAAATAAAAATTGGAGAAAAAAATTCGGAAGAAAGACCGCTCCTCAAAGCCCAGTCCTGA